The DNA sequence CATGAGCTGCGTTCAGTACGTCGCGAGACAGTACGGTAGTATCTACTGGAGGTGTTAGTGCCGGAGGATAAGACCCCTTTAATACGAGAGGAACGAGGGATCGGCGCCACTGGTGTACCGGTTGTGTTCGCATTGCCGGGTAGCTACGCGCCCAATGGATAAGTCCTGAAAGCATCTAAGGACGAAGCCAAACCCGAAACGAGGCACTGGGGCGGTCGCAATAGACGACTTTGATAGGACGGGTGCGTAAGCAGGGAGCTTTCGCGACCTGTGAACATTCCGTTACTAAAGCCCAACTTAGCAAGCTTTTCTCCGATGACGTTCTAATTTTGTTTTTGTAAGGGCCTGCCAGCGCAAGCAATAAAATCCGCGGAGAATGCGCCAAGCAGAAGCGCATACTGCTAAAAGCCGTGGCGAAGCGTATGCGTTCCATTCATGCAGTTACATAGCCAAGGGACGTCGCCTTCCTTACCGACCTGAAATATGAGACGATTCCTATTATGACAACCACTAGTATAACAAGGAAGAAGCCTACGCCAAGGTCATGCAGGTTGTGCACCTTCAACGGCGTTATTACGCCAAAAGTGAGTATTTGCGGAAACGCTATTATTAAAAGCCCTGCGACTACGAATGCAAGGCCACCCCAGTAAAGAACATCGGAGCTTATGCTCCTTGCCACGAAGCTCATCCCTTTTTTCGTCAGGCCCTTAACCTTTGTCATCCATTTGCCGAATACGCCGCCGAATATTATCTGCATTGTCATTGTGCCCAGTCCAAAAAGCGCTCCTGGGACCCAGCCCACCCAGGCATTTGGCATCGCAGGCGACAGCACCGTATATATTATCAGAGCAAACGCACCGAATCCGAATCCGGCTATTATGCCGTGCAAGAACGCCATTTTGCTAGGCACAGCCTTGAGGCCTACGCTCTCATCGTCGGAGGTTATCGGGTTCTTCTTGTGCTCCATTTCAAGCAGCTGTTCCTTGCTGTCCTTGCGGTGTATGTGCAGCGCAACGCCAAGCTTCTCCTCCAGCCAATGCCAGTGCATATAAATGCCCTTGTTCTTTATGTACGCGCCTGCAACAAACATTGCAAGCCCTACGAAGAAATATGTCACCCCGAAAACTATAGAGGTGGTAAATATGGTTGCAAGGGCAAAGTATGCCACTTCAGACAGTAAGGCCCTTTGTATTGTAAACCCGGATGAGAAGATCATGCCGGCTTTCATGCCCTTTCTGCTGCTGTAGCTTCCAACCGCATAAGAGAATGTTATGGGCCACGTATGCTCGTCAGGAGTTATGCCATGCACTAAGCCTAGCAAGTAGGAGAGTATTATTGCGGCATAAAAGCCCACGTTGGTGGGATTGAAAAGGTTTATAGAGAATATGCTAAAACACCTTCAATGGAGTATTATTCTAAACATAAATGTATAAAAGCCTAAGTATTAGCAACAATGTACTTTCATAATAATCCAGCAGAGCACTGCTGCTACTTGAAATCTATGCTGAAGCTGCCCGCAGGCAACTGCTGCATTATGTAGTCCAAATCGTCGTATCCCAGGCGCTTGGCAAGCTCCTTGGCAGCATCGCTCTTCTTTTTCTGTCCTTGGCTTATAATCGCGTATTCCTTTGCGGCCAGCCTATTTGCCGCAAGAGCAGGCGCAACGTGCATTACCCCTTTTTCAATGTATGCCACAAGGCCAAGCTGCGTGTTCCTGTACCATTCTCGCTCTCCGCTCAGCAAAAAGCTTCCAGTGCCGAGCGAGCCCTTGCTAGTCGCTTTGCTGACCTGCTCCCTCCTCATGCAGTAAACGTCTACGCTTTTCTGCATGTTCTCCCATGCGCTTGAATAGCTTGCTGCAAACTGCGCGACTTCAATCCTTGAGTCGTTGCCTGATTTTGTGCCGTCTTTCAGTATAACTACTGAAGCGCCGAATATGTCAGCATGGAAAAAAAGGTCAGCGTCGCCAAAATAATCAGCATTGAGCTTTTCATTCTGATGCGCGTCCCGTCCGCCAATTGCAAGCATGCCCTCTTTAGTGTAAAACCAGTGGAAGCGCTCGTACCATTCGCGCTTGCGCAGCGTCTTTACCCTTGGCTTGCTCTTGACTTCCGACTTCCTGCCCTCTTCATCAAGCATCTTCTGCAGCTCAAGCAGCGCCTTTTTTGCGCCTTCGACCCTACGGGCCTCGCGCTTAGCCTTTGCATAATACTCTTCAGCGTTTTCCTGCGCGCTTTTGGTGAAGTCTATCTTTATCTCCATGCAATCAGATAAGGGAGAGATTGCCTACGATGACGAGCGATATGATGATGCCAAGAACAAGGCCCAGTATGCCCACTATGAGTATGCCTATTATTATCACCTTGGCCGTTTTCTTGAATTCGTCGGTTTTCGGCTTATAGCTTATGCTCATTATATGCCTTGCGTTCTGCCAGAAGCTTTTCAGCCTGCTCTTGAGATTCATGCACAACTCCCAAAGTGTTTTATTATTAAAAGCTTAAATATTAATCAAGCTAAAAATGCAAAGATAAGCAAGATAAATATCTTAAGAATTTATTTATATCTTTGCAATTCTATCAAAAGTGCTTTAATGTACGAGGGCGTAGTTATCCATTTCGGCGAGCTTTGGCTAAAAGGCAGGAACAGGCACGAGTTCGTCAGCACGCTTTATTCAAACATAGTGGAAGCGCTCGGGCCTGGCTTCAGGCTCGTCAAGCTTCGTGACAGGTTCATCCTGGAAGCGGGCTCTGAGGAGGAGCTGGAGCGTGCATGCTCTACGCTGAAAAAGGTGTTCGGCATATCGTGGTTTGCGCCTTTCATAAGCGCCAAGCCTTACAAGCCCAGCATCATAAGCTCAGCACAGGCGCTTTACCATAATGGCGAAAGCGTGAGGATAATAGCGCACAGATCCTACAAGGGCGCGCCATTCACTTCGGCAGAGCTGGTGTCCGAATTTATACACAGCAGCAGCCTAAGCTTCGTGCCCAGCAAAGATGCCAAAAACCTGCTCTTCATAGACGTGCTTAAGGACATTGCAATACTCCACAAGGAGAAGATGGAAGGCGCGCACGGGCTTCCGGTAGGTACTTCAGGAAAGGCCGTAGTGCTGCTTTCCGGAGGCATAGATTCGCCTGCTGCAGCGTATATGGCAATGAAGCGCGGCCTGGATCCTGTGTATGTGCATTTCTACGCGCTGCCGACATCGGAGGACGTAGAGAAATCAAAGATACCTAAGATAATCGAAGCGCTTAAGCCGTACGGCACGCACGCAAAGACATATCTTGTGCCTGCCCATATGCTTCAGATGGCAGCCCTGAAGGTTGGCCAGAAATACGAGGTGCTGCTTTTCAAGAAATTCATGTACTCTGTTGCGGACAGGATTGCCGAAGCAGAGCATGCCAAGGCGCTTGTCACAGGCGAAAGCCTCGGCCAGGTCTCTTCCCAAACAGTTGAAAACCTAATCGCTTCGAGCGCCGGCATCAACAAGCTCATATTCAGGCCGCTTATAGGGCTTGACAAGGAAGAAATAATAAAAATTTCGAAAGCCATAGGCACATACGAGCTCTCTATAATGCCGTATAAGGATGCATGCTCAATGCGCTCCAAGAGCCCGCTCACGCGCATAACTGCGCCGCAGCTGGAAGAGGTCTCAGAAAAGGTGGGCATAAAAGCAATAGTGGATGCTGCCACGCAAGAGATTGAAGCGAGCAATGCACATGCGAGGCAGGCATAGAGGAAGGATGCACACGCAAGCCCATGGGTTATGTTTTTAAATATTCATAAGGCAAATAACAATTAACAAAGGTGCTAAAATGGCAGAAAAGAAACCTGAGAAGATGATTGTAGAGATAGATCCGAATATGGAGTATGCGAGAAGGCTGCATTACAACGAGAAGCATTCCGGATGGGCCATATTCAGGTCGATATACTGGAGCATATACATATTTGTTTTCGGAGTGCTGCTGTACACGCTTGTTCCTGCAGGCATGGGCATAGCGGCATTCTTCGGGATAGCTTTTATGGTACTGGCCATATTCGTGATTGTATACGGCTTCAGCACTTCGCTGCATCTAAAGCTGATGAAAAGATATGCATAAAGGCTTATTTCTGAATTTTTGGGATGGCTTTGCCATCCGTTTATTTCATTGCCGGCAAATGCCGAACACTTTTGTAATCCGTCAAAATCAATATGCTAATATTTATCCGTAAGCAGCAATTAGCAATGCAATACAGGTGCACTAATGAAAAATATTTATGAATCAAAGCGGTACAAGCTGTTTATAATCGTGCCTCTGGCCCTTCTACTGATAAGCCTGTACTTCATACCGCACATACACTATGATTCATCGCTGGCCGGAGGCATAACAGTACAGTTTTCCACCAATGCGAGCGTTACCGCCAGGAACCTCACAACTGCCATAAGCTCGGTATACAAAGGCGCTACTGCGTCTGTATCAAGGGTCGGCGCCATTTCTACAGTGTCTGTTGTCATACCTGAGAATTCAAGCATACTGGGCGCAAACGCGCAGCTGCTGCTTTTATATTCAGACTATGGCAAATACACCAGCGCCCAGCTTGGCATTGCAACTGCAAGCGCAGGTCTAAAGCTGAATTCGTCAAACTCCACGCTTAAGTCCGCCCTGATTTCTGCGGAAGCGAATTCAACAGCTGCAATTTCCAGCATGGACTCGGATTTCCTTTCAGAGTTGGCATATGGAGCGCCATTTGTCAATGCAAGCGTTTACAGGGCAGCATACAATGCAAGCAATCCCTCTTCAATACTTTCGCTTGGCCAGAAACTCTATACAAACGCCTCGGCGGCCTATAAATCAAGCGTAATATCATCCCTTAGGCGCTTTGTGCCTTTTACATCATATTCGTATGAAGAGGTCACGCCTACGCTAGGGGCATTCTTCCTCTCAGACATGGTGAACATAATAATAATTGCATTCGTGCTGATAGCAATAGCCGTATTCGCGGTATTCCGCACCCCGATACCGTCACTAGCAGTGGTATTTGGTGCTGGAAACGACATACTTATAGCATTGGGCGCCATGGGTGCCTTTGGCATACCCCTTGGCGTGGCTTCCGTTGGCGGTCTGCTGATGCTCATAGGCTATTCGATAGATACGGAGATGCTGTCCTCAATAAGGATACTCAAAAGGAGCGAAGACACCCCGACATACAGGGCTTTCGCAACAATGAAGACTGGCGTAACGATGACGCTTGCAGCAATAGTCTCGTTCGCCACGCTCTTCGCTATAGCATATATATTTTTCATACCAACGTATATTGAAATTGCAGGAGTTGTCCTATTTGGGCTCATCGGTGACATATTCACCACATGGTTCGGCAACACTGTAATGATAACATGGTACAAGAACTCTAAGGAGGCGAAGCTGAAGTGAACTTTAGCTATTTGAAGGATAGAAGGATACTTGCGCTCATAATAGTGTTTGTTGCCCTTGCATTGCTTGACGTGCATTATGGATTGCATTTTGGTATCGAGTTTGTTGGAGGCACGCAAATACCTGTAACGCTTGAGCACAGCGTAAACGCTACGGAAATGAGCAGCATAATATCCACAATACAGCAGCGTGTGTCAACCTTCGGCCTGAAGCAGGTGACTGTGGAGGGGATAGGAAGCGATGAGATATATGTGACGCTGCCTTCTGTTTCGCCTGCAGAGATAAACAGCACATCATCTGTGATATCGAGCCAGGGCAGGTTCCTGGGGATTGTCAACGGCCTTCAGGCCCTCAACGGCAGCGACATCCTGCCGGGAAGCATAGGCATAGTACCGCCAACCCTAATAAACAACACTGCCGAATGGACAGTTACATTTTACATTACAGAATCGGCTGCGCAGTCGTTCTCTAAAACAGTTTTTGGGCAGGCAAACAAGCCATTGTACATGTTCATTGACAGGCCAACATCCACAATAATACTTATGAACTACTCGATGCTGGGCAACACAACTGCAGGGGTTACGCCAACAGCCAGCGAAGCTGCAATGAAATCAGCGCTCGCATATTCGAAAGATCCGATACCGTTGATTGTAGTGTACGACAACAATGCCAGCATTTCTTCGGCTATAAGCTTCCTGAACTCTAGCAAAAAGCTCTATTCGCAGGTATTTGCCAGCTACAATCTGCCTAAATCGCTTATAAATGCGGCAACATCAATGAACTATACGGTCAAGCTTGAAAGCAAGGCAAACATGACCCCTACATACATAACATCAGGTCTAGGAAACGTTACTATTAGCACGTGGCCGTTTGTCGGCCTGCTCTCTTCGCCTGTGCTAAACCCGTCCATAACGAATGGCAGTGTAAGCGACAGCTACGAAATATCAGGCACGGCGCCACCTACGCTGCCTTACGCCCAAAAGATCGCATACGCCGATAATATCTCAAAATCCATAGAGAGCATACTAAGCGGCGGAGCTCTGCCCGTAGCGGTTATAGTTGGCACTCCCACACAAATACCTCCGACGCTTGGGAAAAGCTCCCTGGACATAAGCATAGTGGCTTTGATAATAGCAATAATATTCGTGTCTGCATTCATTATGATAAGGTACAGGAGGGTGTTCCTAGTAGGCCCAATACTGATAACCACTTTGCTTGAGCTGTTCATAATAATATCTATAATAGGGCTAGTAGGCACCATAGACCTGTCTGCGTTCGCCGGAATGATTGCAGTTGTCGGCACAGGCGTGGATGCGCAGATAATAATAACCGACGAAATACTCTCCAGCAAGAATCTTTCCGAATCGTCCAAATCTGTGCTTGGGAATGCATTCTACATTGTATGGGCTGACGCACTGTTGCTGATGCTTGCAATGATGCCGCTGTTCTTTTCGACATCTCTTGTGGAAGTCATAGGATTCTCCGAATCAACGATCATAGGAGCTCTCATGGGCGTGCTGGTAACGAGGCCGGCATACGGCTACATAGTTAGCAAGCACTATTCAAAAGGCTGAAAAATATGATAAAATTCTGCCCGACGTGCAATAGGTCAAGCAACGATGCAAAATTCATCGGCGAATTTTGCGAATATTGCACTGCCGAAAAGCTGGAATCGCAGCTTCCAAAAAGCGTAAAGCTGCATCGATGCAAGGTATGTGGCAACATCCACGCAGCACATGGGTTTGTGCACCAGTCGCACGAAAGCCTCGAAGAGGCGATAAACCAGCAGGCGAAGCTGCAGGACTGCACCGCAAAGCTTGTTTCGTTTAACGAATACAAGGGCATAGCCATCATGGACTATGCATGCAGCCTGCAGGACGGCGATGTGGAATTTGAGCACAGCATAAAGGTTGCTTTTACGAAGGAGATGTGCCCAAGCTGCTACAGGAAAAGCTCTGGGTATTACGAAGCGATAATACAGGTGCGCGGAAATAACAGCCGCGTTGCGCAATTTATAGAAAGCTTCACAAAATTCCTTGCCGCACGCGACGCATTCGTAAGCAAAACTGAAGAAGAAGCCAACGGCATGGATTTCTACGTAAGCAGCAAAAGGATCGTCGGAGACTATTTCATGCTGCACAAGAGCATGAAACCGAAGGTATCGTATAAGCTCTACGGTATGAAAAAAGGGAAGAAGCTGTACAGGCACATATACTCTTTAAGGTTTGACCAAGCTGCAAATGCCTAATGCCAAGCTATTCCAATATGCCTTTTTCCGATCGCGAGTCTATCCGCTCCTTCAGCAAGCGCATGACCTCTTCCAGTTTCAGCCCGTTTTTCTGCTTTCCATCCCTGCTTCTGACCGAGACGGTATTGCTCTCTGATTCCTTTGAGCCTACTATCAGCATGTACGGTATCTTTTCCAGCTGTGCGTCGCGAATCTTTTTCTCAAGCGTTTTGTCGGACGCGTCAATGTCCACGCGTATGCCATTTTCCTTGACCTTTTTGCGCACCTCTTCAGCATACCTATTGCTTGCTTCGGATATGGATATTATTCTGACATGATGAGGTGAAAGCCACAGCGGAAGTGCGCCGCCGTAATGCTCCATCATTATTGCAGCAAACCTTTCAATGCTTCCAAGCACCGCCCTGTGTATGATTATGGGATTATGTTCCTTGCCGTCTTCGCCGGTATAAGTAGCGCCAAACCTTATCGGCAGCTGGTAGTCTATCTGTATGGTGGCGCATTGCCATAGCCTGCCCTGCGAATCCTCAATGTCGAAATCTATCTTAGGGCCGTAAAATGCCCCCTCCTTCTCCTTTACGTTATATTTCATGTTGTTTTTTTCCAAGGCACGTCTTATCGCATCGGTTGCACGCTCCCACAGGGCTTCGTCCCCAAGGTGCTCATCAGGCATCGTTGAAAGGTTGGCGTAGAATTTCAGGCCGAATATGCCGTAAACCTTTTTTATCATTTCCAGCAGCAATGAAACTTCGTCCTGCAGCAATTCCTCCTGCACGAATATGTGGCCGTCATCCTGCGTGAGCTCCTGCACCCTGAAAAGGCCGCTCAGAGCGCCGCTTACTTCGCGCCTGTACAGCTTGTCAAATATCGCAGTCCTAAACGGGAGCTCCTTGTAGCTCCATCTCCTGGATTTGTATATGAGTATCGTAGAAGGGCAGTTCATCGGCTTAAGGCCGAGCTGGTCTGCGCCTTCATCAATTAGGAACATGTTCTCCTTGTAGTAACTTATGTGGCCGCTGACATGCCACAGCGCGATATTCGCAAGGACCGGAGTGCTTATCTCATTGTAGTCATAGAGCCTTTCCATCTCGCGCATGAGCTTTACGAGCTCCAGGTATATTACATAGCCGTTGGGATGCCAGTAAACCATGGATGGCGATACTTCCTGGTAGCTGTACAAGTTCATGGCTTCCCCTAAGCTCCTGTGGTCGTTTTTTGGCAGATTGCTCCACTCGCTTTTTTTGACTATTGACAAGTCAACCTTCCTGTGCTTCTGCACCCTGCTTGCGCTTTCGTCTTCTGAAAGCGAATAATGCTTTGACTGCTCGGCCAGCGGATGCCCCTTTATTTTTATGCCCCATCTCTTGTTCCAGCCGAAAGGAGCATAAATGCATGAAAGCCCTGAACTCTCAACCATGCTCCTCATTGTCTTGAAAAGCTTTATGGCATTTTTCGGTTCCTCCAGCGCGTCTCCAAGGTGCGCAAAAGGGTATAGCACTATCTTGTCAAGCTTCTGCTTTTTTGCGAACTCTATGGCATTGCCCATTGCCTTCCTGGCTACATCCTCGTTGTCTCCTTTTTCAACCGTTGTTAGCAGCACAAGCGCGTTTTCTACGTGCACGCTCTTCTCTCCTTCCGCATCATACTCGCTGGCTTCTGGCTCTATCGATTCATAATCCATTGACTCTACGTCAAGCTGCAGAATTCTCATTCATAACACCTTTCAAGCAAAGCATCAGCCAAAATGCAGCCGCAATTTTCAAAATGGGCTCCAATGACAAAAAACCAGTTTTGCAGCTCACGCTAGCGCATATTGAACCTATGCTGTTTGGAAGTTACCATCTTTCACGCGCATCACTGCAATATAGGTTTCGTGCCAATCTTATTTTAAAGCTTTTGTACAGACTAAAATCATGATGGGGCTATGTACACGCACGGCACGAATTTGTTTACCGGGCATGCATTGAATGCCGTAACGTTTACAAGATACGTGCCTGATGCCGTCAGGCTGCCAAGGTAGCCAGTGACATTTACAGGGCTATACGCAGTTACGTAGCTTGGCCCTGCGGTAGTCCGGACAACAAAGACTATCTCATGCCCTATTCCGCCATTGTCCGTGCCAACATAGATGTCTGCAACATCTGGAGGCACCTGAAGCAGGGTAAGCTGCTTGGCCGGATATCCTTGCGCACCAATGATTGCAGAAACGCTAGCAAGCTTGCTTGCCGCCTCCTGTGCTTCGGTAGTCGCAAGTGTAGAAGATGACGTTGCTATCTGCAGAAACGCAAGGACTACTATCGGCAGCAATATTATCAATCCGAACGAAAGGGTTATTAGCAGCTCAAGGCTGGACTGCCCCTTCTTCTGCTTTTTATGCGTTGGCATTCATTCACTTGATTCGTATTCCACATATTCATATTTTTTCTTATCTAGAAGATCCTTTCTCTTTTTTATCTGCTCCTCAAGCTTCTCCAGCACGCTCATGAAGGTCCTGTCAAGGTCGAAGTCCACATGCCTGACATTGAGCGAGCCGAAGCTTCCAAGGCCCGCCCTGGCGTTTATTTCATACTGCTTGCCCTTTATCTTTTTTACCCTTATTGTTATGTAATCGATCTTGACCTTTCTAAACTTTTCTACCTTTTCAAGGAACAGCCTCGCCTGCTCTTTTATCTCGTATTCATATTCGTACGTCGACCTGTCAAGGCCAGCTATTATTATCTTGTTCTCCACATTTTTCTTGCGGGATATAATTGCAGCAAGCACATCCGATATCGTCAATATGCCTACGGGCTTGTCACCCTTGACTACCACTATGGACGATATACGGCTTGTTACGAGCTTTCTTATGGCTTCCCTTACCTCGTCCGAAGCGCCAATAGTTATCGGAGATTTTTCCATGATATTCCTTACTATTATGTTGGACGGGGAATAAAGTTTGCTTTTCATTTCTGGGGCCCTTTCCTTGGTTACTGCATAGTTCGCAGAGATATCATGCTTTGTTATGATTCCTGAAAGCTTGCCATTCTCTATGACTATGAGCCTGCCTATATCCCTGTCGCTCATTACGCTGTTCGCCTGCGCCAGGTTGGCATTTGCGTCTATCCCAAGAACTGGTGTTGTCATTATGTCGCTGCATTTTATCCCGCTTAAAGCGTCTATCGAAAGCAGCACCTTGAGCAGCGTGTACCTGTTCACTATCCCTACTGGCTTGTTTTCTTCAAAGTATGGCAATGCCGTAGCTTTTGAATTGTAAAAATAGAAGACCGCATCGTCTATCGTAGTTGTTGGGAATATTTTCGGCACCCTAACTGCGTAATTCAAAGCAATAGCATTTTTGTTTATGCGCATCCCTTTGCCCCTGCTCAGGCTGCGCATGTCAACCACCCCATAATATGAGCCATCCTTGCTCACGAGCGCGGCATTGTTTTTCTGGACAACTGCCAATACTCTTGTAATTGGGGTATCGGCTTCAAGCATCTCTGTGCGGGAAACCAGCTCTTTAGGTATCCTGTCTATACTGTTTGCCATAAGAACACCATTATAAATCGATAGAATTTAGCATGCAAATATTATTAACCATTAAGAAGAAGCATATTATAAGTTATTTGCAGAATCTATTCGCGTGAATGCATCGCCAGGATGGCAGATAGGCTATGCAGCCGCCTGCAGAGCGGCGAAGGCGGGTTCGAAACCTTATTGGCGAATATCCCGCTCCTGGCTTCCGGCATGCATAAAACGGCAAGCGCATCATTGTATATTATGCATCGACGTTGCATTCATATGTC is a window from the Candidatus Marsarchaeota archaeon genome containing:
- a CDS encoding NFACT RNA binding domain-containing protein codes for the protein MEIKIDFTKSAQENAEEYYAKAKREARRVEGAKKALLELQKMLDEEGRKSEVKSKPRVKTLRKREWYERFHWFYTKEGMLAIGGRDAHQNEKLNADYFGDADLFFHADIFGASVVILKDGTKSGNDSRIEVAQFAASYSSAWENMQKSVDVYCMRREQVSKATSKGSLGTGSFLLSGEREWYRNTQLGLVAYIEKGVMHVAPALAANRLAAKEYAIISQGQKKKSDAAKELAKRLGYDDLDYIMQQLPAGSFSIDFK
- a CDS encoding protein translocase SEC61 complex subunit gamma, with protein sequence MNLKSRLKSFWQNARHIMSISYKPKTDEFKKTAKVIIIGILIVGILGLVLGIIISLVIVGNLSLI
- the thiI gene encoding tRNA 4-thiouridine(8) synthase ThiI yields the protein MYEGVVIHFGELWLKGRNRHEFVSTLYSNIVEALGPGFRLVKLRDRFILEAGSEEELERACSTLKKVFGISWFAPFISAKPYKPSIISSAQALYHNGESVRIIAHRSYKGAPFTSAELVSEFIHSSSLSFVPSKDAKNLLFIDVLKDIAILHKEKMEGAHGLPVGTSGKAVVLLSGGIDSPAAAYMAMKRGLDPVYVHFYALPTSEDVEKSKIPKIIEALKPYGTHAKTYLVPAHMLQMAALKVGQKYEVLLFKKFMYSVADRIAEAEHAKALVTGESLGQVSSQTVENLIASSAGINKLIFRPLIGLDKEEIIKISKAIGTYELSIMPYKDACSMRSKSPLTRITAPQLEEVSEKVGIKAIVDAATQEIEASNAHARQA
- a CDS encoding 60S ribosomal export protein NMD3 → MIKFCPTCNRSSNDAKFIGEFCEYCTAEKLESQLPKSVKLHRCKVCGNIHAAHGFVHQSHESLEEAINQQAKLQDCTAKLVSFNEYKGIAIMDYACSLQDGDVEFEHSIKVAFTKEMCPSCYRKSSGYYEAIIQVRGNNSRVAQFIESFTKFLAARDAFVSKTEEEANGMDFYVSSKRIVGDYFMLHKSMKPKVSYKLYGMKKGKKLYRHIYSLRFDQAANA
- the thrS gene encoding threonine--tRNA ligase, with protein sequence MRILQLDVESMDYESIEPEASEYDAEGEKSVHVENALVLLTTVEKGDNEDVARKAMGNAIEFAKKQKLDKIVLYPFAHLGDALEEPKNAIKLFKTMRSMVESSGLSCIYAPFGWNKRWGIKIKGHPLAEQSKHYSLSEDESASRVQKHRKVDLSIVKKSEWSNLPKNDHRSLGEAMNLYSYQEVSPSMVYWHPNGYVIYLELVKLMREMERLYDYNEISTPVLANIALWHVSGHISYYKENMFLIDEGADQLGLKPMNCPSTILIYKSRRWSYKELPFRTAIFDKLYRREVSGALSGLFRVQELTQDDGHIFVQEELLQDEVSLLLEMIKKVYGIFGLKFYANLSTMPDEHLGDEALWERATDAIRRALEKNNMKYNVKEKEGAFYGPKIDFDIEDSQGRLWQCATIQIDYQLPIRFGATYTGEDGKEHNPIIIHRAVLGSIERFAAIMMEHYGGALPLWLSPHHVRIISISEASNRYAEEVRKKVKENGIRVDIDASDKTLEKKIRDAQLEKIPYMLIVGSKESESNTVSVRSRDGKQKNGLKLEEVMRLLKERIDSRSEKGILE
- a CDS encoding CBS domain-containing protein; translation: MANSIDRIPKELVSRTEMLEADTPITRVLAVVQKNNAALVSKDGSYYGVVDMRSLSRGKGMRINKNAIALNYAVRVPKIFPTTTIDDAVFYFYNSKATALPYFEENKPVGIVNRYTLLKVLLSIDALSGIKCSDIMTTPVLGIDANANLAQANSVMSDRDIGRLIVIENGKLSGIITKHDISANYAVTKERAPEMKSKLYSPSNIIVRNIMEKSPITIGASDEVREAIRKLVTSRISSIVVVKGDKPVGILTISDVLAAIISRKKNVENKIIIAGLDRSTYEYEYEIKEQARLFLEKVEKFRKVKIDYITIRVKKIKGKQYEINARAGLGSFGSLNVRHVDFDLDRTFMSVLEKLEEQIKKRKDLLDKKKYEYVEYESSE